GAGAGTGATCCGCTGTATAGTTTATCGCAGGCTGTTAATCAGTTGGAGTCATACCAACGCAATCAGACGCGACGGGCGGAGCTACAAGAAAAAGAATTAATGATGATTATGCGTTATTTGCCAATTGGCGTGATGGTGATCGACCATCATCGACAGGTTCAGTTGTCGAATCCAGCGATGGGCGAATTATTGCAACATTCGATTAATTCAGTGGCGCACCTTTATACGAAAGATATCCAACTGTATGCTTTAACTAAAGTGATTGAAGCGACGATTACCACTAAAAAAAACCAGCGAGCGACGGTTACGCTGACGCCGGCGCCTAATACACAGGTGGTTGAAGCAACCACGGTTTATATTCAAAATAGTCGGTCACACTTTCAGATTGTCTTAATGCTCTACAATATCACTGAAGTTTATATGATTGAACAGATGCAAGATGATTTTGTTAGCAATGCCAGCCATGAGTTGAAAACGCCAATTACGGCAATTGCTGGCTTCACTGAAACGTTGCTAAGTGGCGCAAAAGATGATCCTGCAACCTTGGATCAGTTTTTAAAAATTATTGCAGATGAGAGTCAGCGGTTGATTGATTTGATTCAAGATGTTTTGTCGTTATCACGAATTCGAGCCCAAAATATGACTAACTTATCAATCCATACCGTGCAATTAAAACCGTTAGTTGATCAAGAATTAGCAGTACTACAACAAGCTTTTCAACGGAAAAACATTGCCGTAACGAGTCACCTTGATCCAACCATGACAGTGGTGACTGATGCGCAAAAACTGAGTCAAATTGTCAAGAATTTATTGTCAAACGCGATTAAGTATAATCGCCAAAATGGAACTGTGACCATTAGTGCTAGCAGTACTGATAAGCAATGGTTTTTGAAAGTTCAAGATACTGGTATTGGGATTAGCGCAAATGATCAGCAACGCATTTTTGAGCGCTTTTATCGGGTCAGTCCGTCGCGTTCACAACAAGTCAGCGGTACGGGACTAGGATTAGCTATTGTAAAAGAGCTGGTTAATGCGATGCACGGGCAGATTACGGTAATTAGTCAACGCGGTGTTGGTACCACATTGACGGTCGCTTTACCCATCAAAGTAACTGAGTGAGTTTGGGATATAGAACCCAGGCTCTTTTTTTTGACCTTTTTTAACTGTCAGGCTAGGTCTAACAGTTAAAAATATTTTGACATTTACACAATCTTTACAAAACGTCTATTAAGTATTTACAAAAACTTTGTATTATAGATATTGAGCATGGGTAGGAGGTATTTTGTTATGAAGAAAAGTCGGGTCATCCAATTACTAGGACTGATTTTGATTGGCGTGTTAGTGGGGCTTGGGTACACTCACCGAGTTAAAACC
This region of Lactobacillus sp. CBA3605 genomic DNA includes:
- the pnpS gene encoding two-component system histidine kinase PnpS, producing MHNQWQQTMRLLTLENILTLLIGLVVLQHFSPIQWSWQLVGLLTLAIVLLAIIEASIVWFQQHERQKTIDRMEAKLRQMSSQQFPPHILLPESDPLYSLSQAVNQLESYQRNQTRRAELQEKELMMIMRYLPIGVMVIDHHRQVQLSNPAMGELLQHSINSVAHLYTKDIQLYALTKVIEATITTKKNQRATVTLTPAPNTQVVEATTVYIQNSRSHFQIVLMLYNITEVYMIEQMQDDFVSNASHELKTPITAIAGFTETLLSGAKDDPATLDQFLKIIADESQRLIDLIQDVLSLSRIRAQNMTNLSIHTVQLKPLVDQELAVLQQAFQRKNIAVTSHLDPTMTVVTDAQKLSQIVKNLLSNAIKYNRQNGTVTISASSTDKQWFLKVQDTGIGISANDQQRIFERFYRVSPSRSQQVSGTGLGLAIVKELVNAMHGQITVISQRGVGTTLTVALPIKVTE